Proteins found in one Coffea eugenioides isolate CCC68of chromosome 5, Ceug_1.0, whole genome shotgun sequence genomic segment:
- the LOC113771537 gene encoding dirigent protein 19-like: MKKRVRSGTTKKRSELKNETPTPASELSPVILLEFFWSSKGISFDETRAHELSPVLSLVFGGFLQVRFSAASGNLFQHKFTCTIASVQILDVLFLANLGQSKTVFTHLTVYDHEYRSGDAHPIFPVAGLPNKTWGFNQFGTVFVLDNFLTQSISPRSGLVGRLQGLVAVASLDNINLELAFMILFSNGKYNGITVEIKGIVIQSVDVKEVAIVRGTKQFRHATGYITFETVRSVGDYDRK; the protein is encoded by the coding sequence ATGAAGAAACGTGTTCGATCAGGAACCACGAAGAAAAGAAGCGAATTGAAGAATGAAACACCAACTCCGGCGTCGGAGTTATCACCGGTCATTCTGCTGGAGTTTTTTTGGTCAAGCAAAGGAATATCATTTGATGAAACACGGGCACATGAGTTATCGCCTGTGTTGTCGCTGGTCTTTGGCGGGTTTCTGCAAGTTCGATTTTCAGCAGCTTCAGGAAACCTATTCCAACACAAATTCACTTGTACTATAGCATCTGTCCAAATTCTCGACGTGCTTTTTCTCGCAAACTTGGGACAATCAAAGACAGTCTTCACACATTTGACAGTGTACGACCATGAATATCGAAGTGGAGATGCTCACCCTATTTTCCCAGTTGCAGGTCTCCCAAACAAAACTTGGGGCTTTAACCAATTTGGAACTGTTTTCGTCCTCGATAATTTCTTGACACAAAGCATTTCACCCAGATCCGGACTAGTTGGTCGTTTGCAAGGCTTAGTTGCAGTGGCATCCCTTGATAACATCAACCTAGAGCTTGCGTTTATGATTCTGTTCTCTAATGGAAAGTACAATGGTATCACTGTGGAAATAAAAGGAATTGTCATACAGTCTGTGGATGTCAAAGAAGTTGCAATTGTAAGAGGAACCAAACAATTTCGGCATGCAACAGGGTATATTACCTTTGAGACGGTCCGCTCAGTAGGAGATTATGACAGGAAATAA